The DNA region TCCTACTGCTGTTCGGTATGCTTTAACTATATAGGCTGTTTTCATTGATAAAAAGTATTAAGATTGTAGTATTAAGTATTAAGACTACCAATCAATGTCATTATTGTTTTTTTAGAGATTTTTGAAGTGCAAAATTCATATTGCTGATTTCTACTAATTCATTTATTACAGGTGAAACTTTTTCTTCATCTATTAATTCAAGACGTTTTGAAATAATTAACTGAGTAATTAATTCATATGTGGAACCATTTGCAATTCCTATGAAATGGGCAAATTCATTGTTTGAATTTCTTCTTGATCCTTCAGCAATATTTGAAGGAATAGAAACGGCACATTTTTTAATTTGATGTGTTAAGTTGAATCTTTCATCAATGGGTAATTCTGAAGTGACTTTATAAACATCTACAGTAATGTCTATTGCTTTTTGCCAAATCTTTAATTTTTCAAATTGATGCATAATAGTTTCTTTTTGGTCTTAATACTTAATACTCAAATCTTAATACTTCAAAATTAATTCCTCAAAGGTTTCCCTGCTTTCAACATATACTGAATTCGTTCCATGGTTTTTCTTTCGGTACAAAGCGATAAGAAAGCTTCTCTTTCTAAATCCAATAAATATTGTTCAGATACTAAAGTTGGTTCGGATAAATCACCACCGGCCATTACATAGGCTAGTTTATTAGCAATTTTTTTATCGTGTTCCGAAATATAATTTCCTGCTACCATTTGGTCAGTACCTACTAAAAACATTCCAAGGGCTTGTTTTCCTAACACCTTAATATCATTACGTCGGATAGGTTGTGTATAACCTGCTTCGGCCATAAGAAGGGCATGCTTTTTTAGCTTCTGCAATTTGGCGGTCTTTGTTTACCACAATAATGTCTTTGCCGTGTTGCAATAAACCGGTGTCAAATGCTTCGTAAGCTGAAGTAGAAACTTTTGCCATAGCAATTGTTAAGAAATATTCCTGTAAGGTGTTCAGTTCAACATCATTTTTACGGAATAAATCGGAGGCACGCAAAGCCATTTCTTTCGAACCGCCACCACCAGGGATAACACCTACGCCAAATTCCACAAATCCCATATAAGTCTCGGCTGCGGCAACTATTTTATCGGCATGAAGGCTCATTTCGCAACCTCCACCAAAAGTCATTCCGTGAGGAGCAACAATTACAGGAATGGAAGAATAACGCACACGCATCATCGTGTCTTGAAAGTACTTGATAGCAAAATTCAATTCGTCATATTCTTGCTCTACTGCCATCATGAAAATCATGGCTAAATTAGCTCCAACAGAAAAATTGGCGGCTTGATTTCCAATTACCAGGCCTTCATATTCTTTTTCGGCTAAATCAATTCCTTTATTAATAGCTTGTAAAACATCACTTCCTATCGTATTCATCTTCGATTTGAATTCGATGTTTAATATTCCGTCTCCCAAATCTTCAATGATAGCACCGCTATTGCTCCAAACTTTTTTGCTTTCGCGAATGTTATTCAGAATGATGAACGCATCTTGTCCCGGAATTTTTTCTTGTGATTTTTTTACAATGTCATAATAATAGCTTGCGCCTTCTTTAACAGTATAAAAGCTGTTATTTCCCGAAGCTAACATTTCTTTTACCCATGCAGCAGGAGTAAGGCCTTCAGCTTTTAGCATTTCGATTCCTTTTGCGACTCCAATAGCATCCCAAATTTCAAATGGACCATTTTCCCAGCCAAAACCGGCTTTCATAGCATCGTCAATCTTGTATAATTCATCTGAGATTTCAGGAATTCTATGAGAGACATAAGCAAATAAAGCAGCGAAACTTTTTCTGTAAAATTCACCAGCTTTATCTTGTCCGCTTACTAAAACTTTGAAACGGTCAATGGGTTTTTCAATCGTTTTGGTCAATTCTAAAGTGGCAAATGATGCTTTTTTAGCTGGACGATACTCTAAAGTATTTAAGTCAAGGGAAAGAATATCTTTGTCTATTTTTTTATAAAAACCTTGTCCAGTTTTACTGCCGAACCATTTGTTTTCGATCATTTTACTGATGAATTCCGGGAGTTTGAATAACTCATGAGCTTCGTCTGTTGGGCAATTTTCATAAATCCCATTGGCAACATGAACTAAAGTATCTAAACCTACCACATCAACCGTTCTAAAAGTAGCCGATTTTGGTCGTCCAATCACAGGGCCTGTTAGTTTATCGACTTCTTCAATGGTT from Flavobacterium nitratireducens includes:
- a CDS encoding four helix bundle protein encodes the protein MHQFEKLKIWQKAIDITVDVYKVTSELPIDERFNLTHQIKKCAVSIPSNIAEGSRRNSNNEFAHFIGIANGSTYELITQLIISKRLELIDEEKVSPVINELVEISNMNFALQKSLKKQ